A genomic window from Bubalus bubalis isolate 160015118507 breed Murrah chromosome 13, NDDB_SH_1, whole genome shotgun sequence includes:
- the MRPL57 gene encoding ribosomal protein 63, mitochondrial → MFLTALLCRGRIPGRQWIGKHRRPRTVSALAKQNMIRRLEIEAENHYWLSRPFLTAEQERGHAAARRAAAFEALKAAQAAKFPAHRRLEDQLDHLNVTRKWS, encoded by the coding sequence ATGTTCCTGACCGCGCTCCTGTGCCGCGGCCGCATCCCCGGCCGGCAGTGGATCGGGAAGCACCGGCGGCCGCGGACCGTGTCGGCACTGGCGAAGCAGAATATGATCCGTCGCCTGGAGATAGAAGCGGAGAACCACTACTGGCTGAGCCGGCCCTTCCTCACGGCCGAGCAGGAGCGCGGCCACGCGGCGGCCCGCAGGGCGGCCGCCTTCGAGGCGCTCAAGGCGGCGCAGGCCGCCAAGTTCCCCGCGCACCGTCGGCTGGAGGACCAACTCGACCACCTCAACGTCACCAGGAAGTGGTCCTGA